The Fibrobacter sp. UWB16 genomic interval ATCTGCTTGTGCAAATTGCCACTTTCCTTGCCAAGTTCAAGCATGTCGCCAAGCACAGCAATACGTAAGCCTGCAACTTTCATGTTGCCAAGCGTCTGGAGCGCCATCTTCGTCGAAGACGGGTTGGCGTTGTAGCAGTCCGAAATCACCTTGAAGCCGTTGGCAACCTTAATTTCCATGCGCATGCTCGTGGAGGTAAAACCAGCCAAAGCCTTTGCAATGTCACCCTTCGGGATGCGGAGAGCTTCGCCCACGGCAATAGCGGCGAGAGCGTCATAAAGGTTATGGTCACCCGGAACGTTCAACACAAAGTGCGTACGGCCGATGTAGAAATCAGCGCAGAGGTTTTCGGTCCACTTGAGCTTTTCGGGCTTCACGACACCACGGCGCACACCGAACGTCACGACCTTGTAATTCTTGGTCGCCTTCACCTTGCAGAGGCGTTCGTCATCGGCATTCACAATCAATGTGCCACCTTTCTTGAGGCCTGCTACAATGTTGATCTTTTCATTGAACACGCCGTCCAAATCGCCAAGGCGTTCGAGGTGGCTTGCGCCAATGTTCGTAATCACGGCAATATCCGGTTCCGTAGCCAAGGAAAGCGGGCGGATTTCGTCCGGACCACTCGTACCCATTTCGACAACGGCAGCTTCGTGGCTATGCTTCAACTGGAACAGTGTCATCGGGACACCGATATGGTTGTTGAAGTTACCCTTTGTTGCATGGGTATTGAACTTCATCGAAAGCACAGCCTTCGTCATTTCCTTTGTAGTGGTCTTGCCATTACTACCTGTAATAGCGACCTTCTTCAACTTGAAAAGTCTTTGATAGCCCTTGGCCAGTTTCAAGAGAGCCTTCGTCGTATCTTCGACCGGAGCGTACATCTTGAAATTCGGATCGATAGCAGTTTGGTTAACAACGCTCATCAGAGCTCCATCCTTTTCCATTTGAGATACAAACTGGTGGGCGTCAAAGCGAGCACCCTTAATCGGCCAAAAGACAACGCCCTTGGCACTTTCACGAGAATCCATGCAGAGATTCACCTTGCGTTTCAAGGTGCGAGCAGGGACACCGACCGCTTCGGTTTCCAGAATCTTGAGCATTTCTGCAATAGTCAAATCAAGCTTCAGCATCAGTCATCGCCTTCACCGCGATTTCGCGATCGTCAAAATGATGTTTGGTCTTACCAATGATTTGGTAATCTTCGTGGCCCTTGCCCGCAATCACAAGCCAGTCGCCGCTCTTGAGTTCTGCACAAGCGCGAATAATGGCTTCTTCGCGGTTTTCGACCACTTCAAACTTGTCCGTCGTCATGCCGGCGCGAACGTCAGCGATGATGTCTGCAGGCTTTTCGGTACGCGGATTGTCCGACGTAAGCCAAGCCTTGTCCGCAATGCGTTCGGCAATGCCACCCATGATCGGGCGCTTCGTCTTGTCACGGTCACCACCGCAGCCAAACACGGTCGAAAGCTTGCCGCGGCAGAGGCTACGAGCCACATTCAGCACGCGTTCAAGAGCATCCGGCGTGTGGGCGTAGTCCACAATCACATGCTTGCCGTCCTTGCTCCAGACTTTTTCAAAGCGACCCGGAACGCGTACGGTCGCAATAGCCTTGCGCATGGCATTTTCAGGCACGCAGAGAGCGTGGGCCCATGCAAGCACCAGTAGCAAGTTGTCCACGTTAAAGTCGCCACAGAGCGGAGTTTCAAACTTTTCCGTTGCAATCATCGGGAGCGAAAATTCGAGACCGTCTTCGGTGCTCTTGATTTCGCCAAACGGCTTCACGTCAGCCTTTGCCTTGCCAAGTCTCGAAACAGCCACCTTGCGGCAATCGAGAGCGTTAAAGAGCTTTTCGCCGTGAGCATCGTCGATGTTGATGACAGCCACGCCATTATCTGCAAGGTACTTCGTAAAGAGCAATTTCTTGGCCTCGAAGTAGGCATCCATCGTCTTGTGGTAATCGAGATGGTCCTGCGTCAAGTTGCTGAAAAGTCCACTTCTGAACTTGATGCCAGCCACACGGCCCTGATGGAGCGAATGAGAAGAAGCTTCCATCACGAGGTCCGTGCAACCCGCTTCAACAGCGCGAGATGCAAATTCATAAAGGTCCAAAAGACCCGGAGTCGTAAGCGATGCCGGCACGGACTTGTCGCCAATCTTATTCTTGATGGTACCAAGCAAAGCCGTCTTGCGGCCTTCCGCTTCGAGCATGGCGTTCATGAGGAACGCACTCGTCGTCTTGCCGTTCGTGCCTGTAATGGCATGGCAAGTGAGTTTGCTGAACGGATCCTTGTAGAAAATTTTTGCCGCTTCGAGACGGGCAGCCTTCACATCGGGCACCTGGATCCACTTGGACGTCAGTCCTTCGGGAGCCATAGTCTCACCGACAACAGCAACGGCACCAGCCGCGATAGCGCTACGGGCAAAGGCTTCATAGCCTTCCGCCGGAATGGAGAAGAACAAATTCCCCGGTTTCACACGGCGGGAATCATCACAAAGCCCCGTCACGGACAACTTTTCCATAAGTCCTTCCGAAATCATCAGCTTTTCTCCTTTAAGGTCAGCTTGCAAATCATGCCCCTCTGCAAGGCTTCTTCGGCCTTGGGTTCCTGGGCTACAACGCGTCCCTTTCCTGTATATTCAACATTCATGCGGATGTTCCCCATCACTTCGAGAGCATCCTTTAACGAAAGTCCCTGCAAGTTCGGCATTTTGCTAGCCACAGCATCGCCGAGCAAAAGCGTCTTGCCATTCACAAGGCCTGCATCCACACGTTCCGAAATCACGCGGAGCCCCTTGCCTTCAAAGTGAACCACGCAGCTGTGCTTTCTTGCATAATCTTTAACGGCAGAAACCATCATTCCGCCAAAATCCTTGTCGCACGGAGAACCGAGCTTTACCTGCTTCAAGTTATGGGCAAGCGGCGAGAGCGCCGGATGGTAATAAATCCCTTCCATGATGCGGCGGAAAATCGGGCCAGCCGTAAGACCACCGACGTGCTTACCCTGCGGGTCATCCACAAGTACGAGGCACACATAGCGCGTATCTTCGGACGGAGCAAGCCCAATAAACGAAGCCACCTGGGAATTACGGTCATAAGAACGGGTCAAGTGATTGTACTTTTCAGCCGTACCCGTCTTGCCACCAAACAAGACATCGGGCAACTTCTGCGATGCAACACGCTTTGCCGTACCGCTATTCACCACGCGGTTAAGCATCTTGCGGATTGTTGCAGCAGTCTTTTCAGAAACAACTCTGCGGAGTTCCACCGGCTTGTTCTTTTCAACGACATCGCCATTGGAATTGCGCCATTCCTTCACAATCTGCGGACGCATAAGCTTACCACCATTAGCAATAGCAGCATAAGCCATGACCATCTGGATCGGAGTCACAGAAACGGCGTGGCCAAA includes:
- the murF gene encoding UDP-N-acetylmuramoyl-tripeptide--D-alanyl-D-alanine ligase — protein: MLKLDLTIAEMLKILETEAVGVPARTLKRKVNLCMDSRESAKGVVFWPIKGARFDAHQFVSQMEKDGALMSVVNQTAIDPNFKMYAPVEDTTKALLKLAKGYQRLFKLKKVAITGSNGKTTTKEMTKAVLSMKFNTHATKGNFNNHIGVPMTLFQLKHSHEAAVVEMGTSGPDEIRPLSLATEPDIAVITNIGASHLERLGDLDGVFNEKINIVAGLKKGGTLIVNADDERLCKVKATKNYKVVTFGVRRGVVKPEKLKWTENLCADFYIGRTHFVLNVPGDHNLYDALAAIAVGEALRIPKGDIAKALAGFTSTSMRMEIKVANGFKVISDCYNANPSSTKMALQTLGNMKVAGLRIAVLGDMLELGKESGNLHKQIGAMVPEMNFDLLLAVGKEAKKYVEGAKSRGMKNVFHFDSVDEAVNHLSQTVAEGDVVLVKGSRGMHMEQVVDALLSMVPVIRF
- a CDS encoding UDP-N-acetylmuramoyl-L-alanyl-D-glutamate--2,6-diaminopimelate ligase — its product is MEKLSVTGLCDDSRRVKPGNLFFSIPAEGYEAFARSAIAAGAVAVVGETMAPEGLTSKWIQVPDVKAARLEAAKIFYKDPFSKLTCHAITGTNGKTTSAFLMNAMLEAEGRKTALLGTIKNKIGDKSVPASLTTPGLLDLYEFASRAVEAGCTDLVMEASSHSLHQGRVAGIKFRSGLFSNLTQDHLDYHKTMDAYFEAKKLLFTKYLADNGVAVINIDDAHGEKLFNALDCRKVAVSRLGKAKADVKPFGEIKSTEDGLEFSLPMIATEKFETPLCGDFNVDNLLLVLAWAHALCVPENAMRKAIATVRVPGRFEKVWSKDGKHVIVDYAHTPDALERVLNVARSLCRGKLSTVFGCGGDRDKTKRPIMGGIAERIADKAWLTSDNPRTEKPADIIADVRAGMTTDKFEVVENREEAIIRACAELKSGDWLVIAGKGHEDYQIIGKTKHHFDDREIAVKAMTDAEA